The Candidatus Cloacimonadaceae bacterium DNA window TTTTGGTTCGAGTAAATATATTGAGGTTTATTAATGTTCGAGGATTTGAACGTAACGGAGCTTGTGAGACAATTCGCAACACCGGAGAGAATAACTCTGGCGATCAGGGTGATCCTGATCATTGCCATAGGTATTCCCCTGTTGGGTTTGATCCGCAGGATGATCCGCAAATTGGTCAAAGACCGGCTTTCCCCCCAAAGCGAGCAACTCATAATGCGCGCGGTGTTATACACCGGAATTCTGATCCTATTGATCAGCTTGCTCAACGAGTTTGGATTCAAGCTTACCGCGCTTCTTGGCGCCGCGGGAGTCTTTGGAATCGCCATTGGTTTTGCCTCGCAAACGAGCGTTTCAAACATCATCTGCGGCATCTTTTTGATCTCGGAAAAGCCATTTGTGGTTGGCGATTTCATCCAAGTGGGCAGCACCATCGGGATGGTCGATTCGTTTGATCTGCTCTCCATCAAGCTCAAGACCTCGGACAACCGCTTTGTGCGCGTGCCAAATGAAACCATGATCAAGACGGAAGTGATCAACATCACCCGATTTCCCCGCAGACGGGCGAACATCAACGTTTGTGTGGCATATAAAGAGGATTTGAAGAAAGTGATTGGGATTTTGAAGAAGATAGCGGAATCGGAACCGCTCGCTCTTCAGGACACTCCACCGGTTATAAACGTAGAAAGTTTCGGAGATTCGGGCATCGGCATTCTTTATGGCGTTTGGGGCAAAACCGAGGAGTTAATCCTCCTCAAGACATCGCTAATGATCGGCATCAAAGAGCAGTTTGAAGCAGAAGGAATCGAAATCCCCACCCTTTTTTCCCGCTCTTTGCCGACAAAGAATCTGAACCCATAAAAATAAATACCATAGAAGGAAGAAAAACATGAATACGAAACCCAAAATCAAGGCAATCATCTTTGATCTGGACGGAACCCTGCTGGACAGCCTGAGAGACATCGCCATCAGTATGAATCAAGCACTGGCAGACAGCGGCTTTCCAATCCACGAAATCGAAGATTACAAGGGTTTTGTAGGCAACGGGCTATTTGAATTGTGCAGAAAAGTTGCACCAAAATCCGTAAAATCGGAAAAAGAGATCGAAGCACTCGCGGAGAAATTCTGGTATCTCTATGAAACCCAATGGTATCTGCACACCAAGACCTATCCAGGTGTGTTGTATCTGATCCAACTGAGCGTTGCCAGAAAGCTCAAAGTGGCAATTCTCTCAAACAAAGTGCACTATTTCACCAAAAAGATGATCCGCCACTTTTTCCGCGGCGTGATGGTCAACCACGGTAAAAACCCCTTTGGCATCTACAGCGGCGAACAACCTGATATGCCGGTGAAACCTGATCCCACCAGAGCTTTGGAACTGGCGAAAAGATTGAAGGTCAAGCCGGAGAATATCGCGTTTTTAGGTGACTCCGCCATCGACGTCGAAACTGCAAAGAACGCAGGCATGATCTCTGTCGGAGCAGCCTGGGGATTTCGCGGCAGAGCCGAACTCGAAGCTGCGGGTGCGGATCTGATCTTTGATACTCCCACGGAGTTTTCCACCTACCTGGAAAAAAGCCCCGTCATCTGATGAAATCCTTTCGTAAGGAGCTCTGGTTCAATACCGCCCACCGGCGTGAGTATCTCAATTTCACTTCTGAAATGGAGAAATGCGTGCATGAAAGCGGAATCAGAGAAGGCTTGTGTTTGGTGAACGCCATGCACATCACAGCCTCGATCTTCATCAATGACAATGAATCCGGCTTGCATGGCGATTTTGAACGCTGGCTGGAAAAGCTCGCCCCCGAAAAACCGCACTCCCAATATGCTCATAATGGCTTTGAAGACAATGCCGACGCGCATCTCAAACGCCAGCTCATGGGTCGTGAGGTGGTGGTGGCGATCTCCGACGGCAAGCTCGATCTCGGCATCTGGGAACAGATATTCTACGGCGAATATGACGGCAAACGTGCCAAACGCGTGCTCGTAAAAATCATCGGAGAATGATCCTCAAACGAGGATAATCTTCTACAATCCAAAAAAAAGGTCATCCGCGAGGGTGACCTTTTTTGTAATACGTGATGGGAAACTTATCTATTTGAAATAGTAGTATACGCCGATCTGGGGAACGTGCATGA harbors:
- a CDS encoding mechanosensitive ion channel family protein translates to MRQFATPERITLAIRVILIIAIGIPLLGLIRRMIRKLVKDRLSPQSEQLIMRAVLYTGILILLISLLNEFGFKLTALLGAAGVFGIAIGFASQTSVSNIICGIFLISEKPFVVGDFIQVGSTIGMVDSFDLLSIKLKTSDNRFVRVPNETMIKTEVINITRFPRRRANINVCVAYKEDLKKVIGILKKIAESEPLALQDTPPVINVESFGDSGIGILYGVWGKTEELILLKTSLMIGIKEQFEAEGIEIPTLFSRSLPTKNLNP
- a CDS encoding HAD family hydrolase — translated: MNTKPKIKAIIFDLDGTLLDSLRDIAISMNQALADSGFPIHEIEDYKGFVGNGLFELCRKVAPKSVKSEKEIEALAEKFWYLYETQWYLHTKTYPGVLYLIQLSVARKLKVAILSNKVHYFTKKMIRHFFRGVMVNHGKNPFGIYSGEQPDMPVKPDPTRALELAKRLKVKPENIAFLGDSAIDVETAKNAGMISVGAAWGFRGRAELEAAGADLIFDTPTEFSTYLEKSPVI
- a CDS encoding secondary thiamine-phosphate synthase enzyme YjbQ, encoding MKSFRKELWFNTAHRREYLNFTSEMEKCVHESGIREGLCLVNAMHITASIFINDNESGLHGDFERWLEKLAPEKPHSQYAHNGFEDNADAHLKRQLMGREVVVAISDGKLDLGIWEQIFYGEYDGKRAKRVLVKIIGE